The sequence TGGATCGTTGAGCGCACCTTCGCTTGGTTGCATCGATTCCGCCGTCTCGTCGTACGCTACGAATTCTACGCCGTCATGTATCTGGCTTTCTTGCATCTGGCTTGCGTCGTCATCGCGCTCAGGAGGTTATGAAACTGATTCAAGCTAAGTACCCGTGGGGCGACACGCAAGACGCTTCATCCGAATCAGTCGGTTGAGGCCGAGGGGCTCACCCCAGGATTGAGCCGTCGCATCGTTGCGAGAACCAGAGTATCAGTCGCTGGTGAGCGCAATGATCTTGTCCAGGCCGGCGTAGTGAAAGACCTGACGGACATGCTGATTGACATGGGTCATCGACAGGGTGGCGCCGGACTCGTCGAGTCGTTTGTACGTGGCGAGGATGACACCGATCCCGGCGCTTGAGATGTAGTCGAGTTTGCGGCAGTCCAACGTTGTATGACCACTGACATTATCCAACACCGCCTCGGCCTTCTCCGCCTGCGAGGCGTCGAATCGACCCGACAAGACAACGGTTGATGGGTCAGTTGCGGCGATCTCAAACATTGGCAGTCCCCAGATGCTTGATCAGTGTAATCCGGCATGTCCGGTTGTCATACTCGTAGATGAAATCGTCCATCATCTCTTTGATAAAATGAACGCCAAGGCCGCCGGGCCGACGATCGGCAATCGGACGCCCCGTATCCACCGGGGGGCGACTGGTCGGATCGTATCGTTCGACATCCCGGTCGATCAGGCACGCGCGCACGATGTTTTCATCGACGGAGAGTTGTACGGTAATGTCGTAGGATGACTCCCTGTTGTGGCGGACGTAATTGACGAAGACCTCTTCGATCGCCAGTTGAAATTGTTGGGTCAGTTCGGTACTCAGCCGGCTTTCGGCAGCAAACTGTGCGACAAATTCGCCGACGGACGCGAGCGACTCAACAACCTTGGCAAAATGCTGTTCCATCGTCGCGCTCTGGGCCACCGCGTGCGCGACCGATCAGGCGCGATCGGTCGCCCGGAAAAGCAATCATCGGCGACCTGTGCCGGGAATCAATGCCGCATTTGACGACAGTGTCCGCACAGGTGTCTGTGCCAGTCCTTGTCGTATTCGGCGCAAGGCGCCGACATTGTGATCGGGTGGGATGGACCGAACACACGCCGCCCGATCCGCGTGACGAGTACAACCGATCGGCTACAATTCCCTTCTGCGTCGCAGGGTCGGCGCCTCGGTTCATTGAAGCGACCTCATAATTCTGAGCCGACGTCGCCTGTTGCTGCCCGCCGCGCGCCTTTGTCGAAGAACCCGCCCGGTAGGGATGGGGCGCAGAGGCGTCACTTGGGGGCGGGTGAGCCCGGATTTCCGGGATATGAAACAGACGGAGGATCCAAACGGACAAATGGATCGGCAGTTGGCAGGGAGAAAGCGGTCATTGACGGTGCACAGCGTCGCCAGGCGGCTGGGACACAAGCGATGCCGGACGATGAATGATCGTGCATTGCGCGGATGCCGGAGTGGGTCATCGAAGCCGGCATCATGGGCGCCGGACGATCACCGGGGTGTTGCACGACGGCGAGGCATCGATGCCTAATCGGACTATGTCGGTTCATTAATGGACATTTCAGCGGCGCGGTCACGGTGGCATGAACATGTTGTGCGACTTGTCGTTTGACAGTGGCGCCGTGGATATTCGAATTCCGCAATCAACATTATGTAGATTCACTACATCGGTGTGCGGATCCAGCGGATGCTGGTTTTTGTCAAATTTGGGCAATTCGGCTTGACTCCCGAAATCGGCAGGTCTATGGTGACCGCGATCGATTTCTTGATCACCGGACTCATCGCCCGCACTCCGCATGGGTCGAGTTCTGTTACTATTCTTTTGTTGGCAGACGTCACTTCGCTCGTGGTCGGCATCATTACCAACTTTGTGTGGTGGAGCACTGTGTCTCCGCTGAATCGAGGGAGGACAATGGTGCCCATGCCTGAGAGGAGAAAGGCAATTCATATTAGTGACATTACTATTCCGACTTGATGTGCCAAAGCTCATCACCGACGGCCATTTGACAAATCAGGAGAATCACTCAGAGCGCGTGCGATTCTGCGGGCTCATCATCACATCTCACTTCTGGGAGGAAGTATGAACAGAGCGAAGCGAGTCTCAAAAGTACCGGCCATGGTCGCACTGGCGGCGATCGCGCTGTTGTCGACCGCCGTGGCAGCACAAGCAGCTGTCTCAAACTTGGTATTCGGCCCGCCGTACGCCGCCGCATCATCGGCCGATCATGGTACGGCACAACAGTTTACGGGCGCGGGGTCGTGGTCGAAGACCTACCCGGCGCCGAAGCTTGAGATGTACATCGACCCGCTGGCCCAATTCGGCCAGAGCTTTACGATCGGCGAAATCGCCAATATCACCTACCACACGGTCAACGACGGCACCAATCCCAGCGGCGTCGATTTCTACCTGTTGATCTACACTCTGCCCTATGTCGGCGGTGAT comes from Candidatus Zixiibacteriota bacterium and encodes:
- a CDS encoding STAS domain-containing protein gives rise to the protein MFEIAATDPSTVVLSGRFDASQAEKAEAVLDNVSGHTTLDCRKLDYISSAGIGVILATYKRLDESGATLSMTHVNQHVRQVFHYAGLDKIIALTSD
- a CDS encoding ATP-binding protein, coding for MEQHFAKVVESLASVGEFVAQFAAESRLSTELTQQFQLAIEEVFVNYVRHNRESSYDITVQLSVDENIVRACLIDRDVERYDPTSRPPVDTGRPIADRRPGGLGVHFIKEMMDDFIYEYDNRTCRITLIKHLGTANV